From Myotis daubentonii chromosome 7, mMyoDau2.1, whole genome shotgun sequence, a single genomic window includes:
- the B3GALT1 gene encoding beta-1,3-galactosyltransferase 1, which yields MASKVSCLYVLTVVCWASALWYLSVTRPTSSYSGSKPFSHLTVARKNFTFGNIRTRPINPHSFEFLINEPNKCEKNIPFLVILISTTHKEFDARQAIRETWGDENSFKGIKIATLFLLGKNADPVLNQMVEQESQIFHDIIVEDFIDSYHNLTLKTLMGMRWVATFCSKAKYVMKTDSDIFVNMDNLIYKLLKPSTKPRRRYFTGYVINGGPIRDVRSKWYMPRDLYPDSNYPPFCSGTGYIFSADVAELIYKTSLHTRLLHLEDVYVGLCLRKLGIHPFQNSGFNHWKMAYSLCRYRRVITVHQISPEEMHRIWNDMSSKKHLRC from the coding sequence ATGGCTTCAAAGGTGTCCTGTCTGTATGTTTTGACAGTTGTGTGCTGGGCCAGCGCTCTCTGGTACTTGAGCGTAACTCGTCCTACTTCTTCCTACTCTGGCTCCAAGCCATTCAGCCACCTAACAGTTGCCAGGAAAAACTTCACGTTTGGCAACATAAGAACTCGACCTATAAACCCACATTCTTTTGAATTTCTTATAAATGAGCCCAAcaaatgtgagaaaaacattCCTTTCCTTGTTATCCTCATCAGCACCACCCACAAAGAATTCGATGCCCGCCAGGCCATCCGAGAGACATGGGGGGACGAGAACAGCTTCAAAGGGATCAAGATCGCCACGCTGTTCCTCCTGGGCAAGAACGCCGATCCTGTTCTGAATCAGATGGTGGAGCAAGAGAGCCAAATCTTCCACGACATCATCGTGGAGGACTTCATCGACTCCTACCATAACCTTACCCTCAAAACATTGATGGGGATGAGATGGGTGGCCACTTTTTGTTCGAAAGCCAAGTATGTCATGAAAACAGACAGTGACATTTTTGTAAACATGGACAATCTTATTTATAAGCTACTAAAACCCTCCACCAAACCAAGAAGGAGGTATTTTACTGGCTACGTCATCAATGGAGGGCCCATCCGGGACGTCCGCAGTAAGTGGTACATGCCCAGGGATTTGTACCCTGACAGTAACTACCCGCCCTTCTGTTCGGGGACTGGCTATATCTTCTCAGCCGATGTGGCTGAGCTCATTTACAAGACCTCACTCCACACAAGGCTGCTTCACCTGGAAGACGTCTATGTAGGACTGTGTCTTCGCAAGCTGGGCATTCATCCTTTTCAGAACAGTGGCTTCAATCACTGGAAAATGGCCTACAGTTTGTGTAGGTACCGCCGAGTTATCACTGTGCATCAGATCTCTCCGGAAGAGATGCACAGAATCTGGAATGACATGTCAAGCAAGAAGCATCTCAGATGTTAG